From one Nocardioides sp. Kera G14 genomic stretch:
- a CDS encoding SDR family NAD(P)-dependent oxidoreductase, which produces MLPRLPLPFLPHRSPLEGRVVLVTGASSGIGEAVAIACAARGAQVLLVARRADELERVAAEIREKGGSATTYALDLTDAEAVDALVKQVNTEQGGVDYLVNNAGRSIRRSIELSYDRFHDVERTMAINYFGPVRLTMGLLPGMRERHFGHVVNIVTWGVTLKAPKFSAYIASKTALDTWSRVVARETRGDNVTFTNVRMSLVQTPMTAPTKVYRGKGYTVEEATAMVMDALERRPLTVQTAVGRVGQLAEVFIPNTFEAVVAQVSRMFPDSEAAKRR; this is translated from the coding sequence ATGCTTCCGCGCCTCCCGCTCCCCTTCCTCCCCCATCGCAGTCCGCTCGAGGGTCGGGTCGTGCTTGTCACCGGGGCGAGCTCCGGGATCGGCGAGGCGGTGGCGATCGCGTGTGCCGCGAGGGGCGCGCAGGTCCTGTTGGTCGCCCGCCGCGCGGACGAGCTGGAGCGGGTCGCAGCCGAGATCCGGGAGAAGGGCGGGTCGGCGACGACGTACGCGCTCGACCTCACCGACGCGGAGGCGGTCGATGCGCTGGTGAAGCAGGTGAACACCGAGCAGGGCGGCGTCGACTACCTGGTCAACAACGCCGGTCGATCGATCCGGCGCTCGATCGAGCTCTCCTACGACCGCTTCCATGACGTCGAGCGGACGATGGCGATCAACTACTTCGGGCCGGTGCGGCTGACGATGGGCCTCCTGCCCGGCATGCGCGAGCGGCACTTCGGGCACGTGGTCAACATCGTGACCTGGGGCGTGACGCTCAAGGCGCCGAAGTTCAGCGCCTACATCGCCTCCAAGACCGCCCTCGACACGTGGTCGCGCGTCGTGGCGCGCGAGACGCGGGGCGACAACGTCACCTTCACCAACGTGCGGATGAGCCTGGTGCAGACGCCGATGACCGCGCCGACGAAGGTCTACCGAGGCAAGGGCTACACCGTCGAGGAGGCCACCGCGATGGTGATGGACGCACTTGAGCGCCGACCGTTGACGGTGCAGACCGCCGTCGGGCGCGTGGGGCAGCTCGCCGAGGTGTTCATCCCGAACACGTTCGAGGCGGTGGTGGCCCAGGTGAGCCGGATGTTCCCCGACTCCGAGGCCGCGAAGCGCAGGTAG